The following proteins come from a genomic window of Methanobacterium sp.:
- a CDS encoding iron-sulfur cluster assembly protein, protein MREELVKKVKDSLSTVADPHMGISIVEMGIVQNIEIVENEGTVAKVTIRPTNPGCMSAANIAMSAKIAAEKVEEIDKAEIIVEGHMMADAICEMVNK, encoded by the coding sequence ATGAGAGAAGAATTGGTAAAAAAAGTGAAAGATTCATTATCAACAGTAGCTGACCCTCACATGGGCATCAGCATAGTAGAAATGGGAATTGTTCAAAACATTGAAATAGTAGAAAATGAAGGAACAGTTGCAAAGGTAACAATAAGACCAACAAATCCAGGGTGCATGAGTGCAGCAAACATTGCAATGAGTGCAAAAATTGCTGCGGAGAAAGTAGAAGAGATAGACAAGGCTGAAATCATTGTTGAAGGTCATATGATGGCCGATGCTATCTGTGAAATGGTCAATAAATAG
- a CDS encoding AAA family ATPase, with amino-acid sequence MKWSINRQPVNMELPWNTVVVTGVPGVGKTSLCKKVSDDLGYNYINYGDLMLSIAESKGLASTDFQMFSLDMDVQHNIWKGAALKIKDMNRVLVDLHGVDQSSIGYIVSLPALIIEPDVIILIESSKGNILQRRSKDSKERIIDTVKSLKEHMDILKVTMASCSAIIGCNLIILKNDDFKACLEDMKNILGGKLF; translated from the coding sequence GTGAAATGGTCAATAAATAGGCAACCGGTGAATATGGAACTACCTTGGAACACTGTTGTGGTTACAGGCGTTCCTGGTGTTGGTAAAACATCACTCTGTAAAAAAGTATCTGATGATTTAGGCTATAATTACATAAATTATGGAGATCTGATGCTTTCTATAGCTGAAAGCAAAGGTCTCGCTTCCACAGACTTTCAAATGTTCAGTCTGGATATGGATGTGCAGCATAATATCTGGAAGGGCGCTGCTTTAAAAATAAAGGATATGAACAGGGTTCTTGTGGATTTACATGGTGTTGATCAGTCTTCAATTGGATATATTGTTTCACTTCCTGCCTTGATCATTGAACCTGACGTAATTATATTGATAGAATCTTCAAAGGGCAATATACTTCAAAGAAGAAGTAAAGATAGCAAAGAAAGAATAATTGACACTGTAAAAAGCTTAAAAGAACATATGGATATTTTAAAAGTTACAATGGCTTCATGTTCTGCAATAATCGGATGTAACTTAATAATATTAAAAAATGATGATTTTAAGGCCTGTCTGGAAGATATGAAAAATATTTTAGGCGGTAAACTGTTTTAA